One Eubalaena glacialis isolate mEubGla1 chromosome 11, mEubGla1.1.hap2.+ XY, whole genome shotgun sequence DNA segment encodes these proteins:
- the MAPK8IP2 gene encoding C-Jun-amino-terminal kinase-interacting protein 2: protein MADRAEMFSLSTFHSLSPPGCRPPQDISLEEFDDEDLSEITDDCGLGLSYDSDHCEKDGLSLGRSEQPHPICSFQDDFQEFEMIDDNEEEEEEEEEEEEEEEEEEEEEEEEEGEEAEGEGKEGGGPAREPLIPSPSLEEPHKHRPTTLHLTTLGAQDSLNNNGGFAPGPPASRQETVLCPPAQEPLREPPAPLPPTDRSPCGAQSPVHPGCDSEGNQPAGPLAPGEASPASDPGIEADLGSGSSGGRGGRRSSQELSSPGSDSEDAGGARLGRMISSISETELERSSDDGGGSSSGRSSHLTNSIEEASSPASEPEPEPPSEPPRRPAFLPVGPDDTNSEYESGSESEPDLSEDADSPWLLSNLVSRMISEGSSPIRCPGQCLSPAPRPAGEGVSPAGEAPGAAAGPGVELVDMETLCGPPPPEPSAPRPGPAQPGPCLFLSNPTRDTITPLWAAPGRPARPGRACSAACSEEDDEDEEEEDEAEPKAGPPGGRGTGPAALDASLVYDAVKYTLVVDEHTQLELVSLQRCAGLGDDSEDSGGEASEEEAGAALLGRDQGPGDASPGSPDLTFSRKFLNVFVNSTSRSSSTESFGLFSCLVNGEEREQTHRAVFRFIPRHPDELELDVDDPVLVEAEEDDFWFRGFNMRTGERGVFPAFYAHAVPGPAKDLLGSKRGPCWVERFDVQFLGSVEVPCHQGNGILCAAMQKIATARKLTVHLRPPASCDLEISLRGVKLSLSGGPEFQHCSHFFQMKNISFCGCHPRNSCYFGFITKHPLLSRFACHVFVSQESMRPVAQSVGRAFLEYYQHHLEYACPTEDIYLE from the exons ATGGCGGATCGGGCGGAGATGTTTTCTCTTTCCACCTTTCACTCGCTGTCGCCGCCAGGCTGCAG gcctccacaGGACATAAGCCTGGAAGAATTTGATGATGAAGATCTGTCTGAGATCACCGATGACTGTGGTCTGGGCCTCAGCTACGACTCGGACCACTGCGAGaag GATGGCCTTTCCCTGGGGCGTTCGGAGCAGCCGCACCCCATCTGCTCCTTCCAGGATGACTTCCAGGAGTTTGAGATGATCGATGacaatgaagaggaggaggaggaggaggaggaggaggaggaggaagaggaagaggaggaggaggaggaagaggaggaggagggggaggaagcagAAGGGGAGGGCAAGGAGGGAGGAGGCCCTGCTCGGGAGCCCCtgatcccctccccctccctggagGAGCCCCACAAGCACCGGCCCACCACGCTCCACCTGACAACGCTGGGAGCCCAG gaCTCCCTGAACAACAATGGAGGGTTTGCTCCAGGGCCTCCagcctccaggcaggaaacagtgCTGTGCCCACCCGCCCAGGAGCCCCTCCGAG AGCCGCCCGCCCCGCTCCCGCCCACGGACAGAAGCCCCTGCGGGGCGCAGTCACCTGTGCACCCAGGTTGCGACTCCGAAGGAAACCAGCCCGCAGGGCCCCTGGCGCCAGGTGAGGCCTCGCCCGCCTCGGATCCGGGCATCGAGGCCGACCTGGGGAGCGGCTCCAGCGGAGGCCGCGGGGGTCGGCGCAGCAGCCAGGAGCTGTCGTCGCCGGGCTCCGACTCCGAGGACGCGGGCGGCGCGCGCCTGGGGCGCATGATTTCGTCCATCTCAGAGACAGAGCTGGAGCGGAGCAGCGACgacggcggcggcagcagcagcggccGCTCCTCGCACCTCACCAACTCCATCGAGGAGGCCTCGTCGCCGGCCTCGGAGCCCGAGCCCGAGCCGCCGAGCGAGCCCCCGCGCCGCCCCGCCTTCCTGCCCGTGGGCCCCGACGACACCAACAGCGAGTACGAGTCAGGGTCCGAGTCTGAGCCGGACCTCAGCGAGGACGCCGACTCGCCCTGGCTGCTCAGCAACCTCGTGAGCCGCATGATCTCCGAGGGCTCCTCGCCCATCCGCTGCCCTGGCCAGTGCCTGTCTCCCGCGCCGCGTCCTGCCGGCGAGGGTGTGTCGCCCGCCGGCGAGGCccccggggcggcggcggggccgggcGTGGAGCTGGTGGACATGGAGACGCTGTGTGGGCCGCCGCCCCCCGAGCCCTCCGCCCCTCGGCCCGGCCCCGCGCAGCCCGGGCCCTGCCTCTTCCTCAGCAACCCCACGCGCGACACCATCACGCCCCTGTGGGCCGCTCCGGGCCGCCCTGCCCGCCCGGGCCGCGCCTGCTCTGCCGCCTGCTCGGAAGAGGACGACgaggatgaagaggaggaggacgaAGCTGAGCCCAAGGCAGGGCCCCCCGGGGGCCGGGGCACGGGCCCCGCGGCGCTGGACGCCTCGCTGGTGTACGACGCGGTCAAGTACACGCTGGTGGTGGACGAACACACGCAGCTGGAGCTGGTGAGCCTGCAGCGCTGCGCGGGCCTGGGTGACGACAGCGAGGACAGCGGTGGCGAGGCCAGCGAGGAGGAGGCGGGAGCCGCGCTGCTGGGCCGTGATCAGGGCCCCGGGGATGCCTCCCCGGGCAGCCCTGACCTCACCTTCTCCAGGAAGTTCCTCAATGTCTTTGTCAACAGCACCTCTCGATCCTCCA GCACCGAGTCTTTCGGCCTTTTTTCCTGCCTGGTcaatggggaggagagggagcaaaCCCATCGGGCTGTGTTCAG GTTCATTCCCCGCCATCCCGACGAGCTTGAGCTGGATGTGGACGACCCGGTCCTGGTGGAGGCCGAGGAGGATGACTTCTGGTTCCGTGGCTTCAACATGCGCACGGGGGAGCGTGGCGTCTTCCCTGCCTTCTATGCCCACGCGGTGCCTGGCCCGGCCAAGGACCTGCTGG GGAGCAAGCGGGGTCCCTGCTGGGTGGAGCGCTTTGACGTGCAGTTCCTGGGCTCCGTGGAGGTGCCCTGTCACCAGGGCAATGGCATCCTGTGTGCAGCCATGCAGAAG ATCGCCACTGCCCGGAAACTGACCGTCCACCTGCGTCCTCCTGCCTCCTGTGACCTTGAGATTTCTCTTCGGGGGGTCAAGCTGAGTCTAAGTGGAGGACCCGAG TTCCAGCACTGCAGCCACTTCTTCCAGATGAAGAACATCTCGTTCTGCGGCTGCCACCCCCGCAACAGCTG CTATTTTGGCTTCATCACCAAACACCCGCTGCTGAGCCGTTTTGCCTGCCACGTTTTCGTCTCCC